The stretch of DNA TCACGTATGATGTATGAAGAAGAAAACGGACAAGAAAGACTGACAGAACTTATTCTTGACACCATCAACGGTCTTATTGAACCATTTGAAGAAGAGATTCATGCGTTGTGCATCGGCGGCAATACAACAATGATCCATATGCTCTTAGGACTGGAAACTAAGAATATCCGCTTTGAGCCGTATGTTCCCGTAACCAACTTCCCGCCTGTCTGGAGAGCGTCAGATATCGGAATAAAAGCATTCCAGGATGCTCCGGTGTATATTATCCCAAGCTGTGCAGGTTATGTCGGAGGGGACATCACCGCAGGAGTTCTGGCATCAAAGATGCAGCAGTCAGAGCATCCGTCCCTTCTCATAGATGTGGGAACAAACGGAGAGATAGCACTCGGCTGCCGCGACTGGCTTCTCACCTGTTCAACATCTGCAGGACCATCGTTTGAGGGCGGAGATATCTCCTGCGGCATGAGAGGCATTGAAGGAGCGATAGACTGCGTAAAAATCAAAGACGGCAGGGCGGAGTACAGCGTGATAGGAAATGCGGAGCCGAAAGGCATCTGCGGCTCCGGCATAATCGATACCGTTGCACAGCTTTTTCTTGATCAGAAAGTAGACAAGAAGGGCCGCATAAAGGACGGCGTATTCAGCCTTACTGAAAAAATCTCCATCAACGAAAGTGATATAGAGAATGTAATCCGAACAAAGGCGGCAATATTCGCCGGCTGCTGCGTTCTGCTCGATGCAGTCAGTTTAGACTTTAATGATCTTGAAAAAGTCTACATTGCAGGAGGATTCGGAAATTATCTGGATATTCGCAATGCGCAGGTAATTGGCCTTCTGCCTCCGATACCGTATGAAAAGTTCAAACTGCTTGGAAACGCCTCGCTCAGCGGTGCAAAGTCATGCCTTCTTTCCAAAGTTGAAAGACAAAAAGCAGAGGACATTGCTCATTCTATGACATACATTGATCTGTCATCATCAAACTCGTTCTTTGATCAGTATTCCTCGGCGTTATTCCTGCCTCACACAAACGAAGAAAGGTTTTACACAGCAGGAAAATGAGCTCCTGATCGGGAACTATATATCAGATGCTGTTATCTCAATAATTGTGGAATGGAATTGCTCGCCCAGTTGCATAGGGTCTCTGCCGCATTCGGACCCCGCCAAAGCAGTAGACTTCATAATCAAATATCTGAATGAGATCCCGTCCTGGCCGCAGCTGCCTATGACTGGATTCAGAGAGAATATGTATATCCAGTTTTCACAAAATTTACCGGGGATCAAAATTGACGAGGAGAACAAGCGTGTCAGCGTGAATCTTCTTGACTACGACCCTGAAGAAATTTACATGAAGATTATTTCCGAGGATCCGGAGATGTTTCCTCTTCCTGCAGAGAATTTCTCAGGATTTTACGAGTTCATATCAAGAGAGCTTTCAGACTACAAAGCAATAAAGGGACAGGTTACCGGCCCGATTTCTCTGGGGCTGCAGATGACTGATCAGGATGACAAACCTGCAATATATGATCCGACATATGCAGAAATTCTGAGGAAAAATCTGCAGTTTACAGCCATGTGGCAAGAGAAAGAATTAAAAAAGAAATGCGCAAGGACCATTATCTTCATAGATGAGCCTTATCTGAGTATAATCGGAACTCCTTTTGCAAGCATATCCCCTTCAGATGCAGTTTCTTGGATCAATGAAGTTGTTTCAGGATTGGAAGATATGAAGGGCATACACTGCTGCGCCAATACCGATTGGCCGCTGGTAATGAGCATGAACATCGATGTATTGTCATTCGATGCGTATGATTACGGATATACGATAGCTCTGTACCCGGAAGAGGTGTCTGCATTCATTGAAAGGGGAGGATGTCTGTCCTGGGGAATAATACCCAATAATGAAGAAACTCTGAAAGACACAAACTGCGATTCGATCATAGCCCACTTTGAAAAGATAGTTTCTGATCTGGAATCAAAAGGAGTTGACAGGGAACTTCTTCTCAGAAATTCGATTCTTACGCCTCAGTGCGGACTGAGCGGACTGAGCGAAGAAGCCAGCGAAGGGGCGATGGATCTTCTGGTCAGCGTGTCTAAAGTCATACAGGAAAAATATTCTCTGGGATGAGCATGGGCCGCGTGTTTGCAATAGCCGGCAAAGGCGGAGTTGGAAAGACAACCATCTCTGCATTATTCATATCATATTTAGCAAAAAGAACCGGGAAAATAGTTCTCGGTGTTGATGCAGATCCCAATTATAATCTCGGAGACAGAATGGGCATAGATGTACAGAAAACAATAGGCGACATCAGAGAAGAGTTTCAGAAGTCGGCTGATGAGACTTCAGAAGTCAGCAAGCA from Candidatus Methanomassiliicoccus intestinalis Issoire-Mx1 encodes:
- a CDS encoding uroporphyrinogen decarboxylase/cobalamine-independent methonine synthase family protein, whose translation is MEWNCSPSCIGSLPHSDPAKAVDFIIKYLNEIPSWPQLPMTGFRENMYIQFSQNLPGIKIDEENKRVSVNLLDYDPEEIYMKIISEDPEMFPLPAENFSGFYEFISRELSDYKAIKGQVTGPISLGLQMTDQDDKPAIYDPTYAEILRKNLQFTAMWQEKELKKKCARTIIFIDEPYLSIIGTPFASISPSDAVSWINEVVSGLEDMKGIHCCANTDWPLVMSMNIDVLSFDAYDYGYTIALYPEEVSAFIERGGCLSWGIIPNNEETLKDTNCDSIIAHFEKIVSDLESKGVDRELLLRNSILTPQCGLSGLSEEASEGAMDLLVSVSKVIQEKYSLG
- a CDS encoding ASKHA domain-containing protein, which codes for MKHTVTFFPGNKTVEVEDGTTVFKAAVEAGIETGGNCGGTGSCGRCKVIIEGNCTCGKNPHISDEEYAQGYRLSCITEVCGDLTVLTSVSSGSKKIASFYDEAEISDFSPLTFIKEAEVQRPSMENSEADFERLRRALGADNLQSLPAALRKLSGTLRAEEWNVKAAVSGSSLIDIIPKNKSIYGLAVDIGTTTVALEIIDLQTGKTIEAASDYNHQIVCGEDVVSRMMYEEENGQERLTELILDTINGLIEPFEEEIHALCIGGNTTMIHMLLGLETKNIRFEPYVPVTNFPPVWRASDIGIKAFQDAPVYIIPSCAGYVGGDITAGVLASKMQQSEHPSLLIDVGTNGEIALGCRDWLLTCSTSAGPSFEGGDISCGMRGIEGAIDCVKIKDGRAEYSVIGNAEPKGICGSGIIDTVAQLFLDQKVDKKGRIKDGVFSLTEKISINESDIENVIRTKAAIFAGCCVLLDAVSLDFNDLEKVYIAGGFGNYLDIRNAQVIGLLPPIPYEKFKLLGNASLSGAKSCLLSKVERQKAEDIAHSMTYIDLSSSNSFFDQYSSALFLPHTNEERFYTAGK